In the Euphorbia lathyris chromosome 5, ddEupLath1.1, whole genome shotgun sequence genome, one interval contains:
- the LOC136230639 gene encoding CRIB domain-containing protein RIC4, giving the protein MRDRMERFVLLPFSMGCVSESSVAIGVHQYSRRNKPSSPFIRKKEEDEESLSSTESMKNSMRSLGLSKPNISSGFYRLLKGFKTFFVYEEEEMEEVEMEIGVPTDVKHVTHIGWDGSSSTTNINPIQGWENLISPELISPSLRQFDLNLKPNLVN; this is encoded by the exons ATGAGAGATAGAATGGAAAGATttgttcttcttcctttctcaaTGGGTTGTGTTTCTGAATCAAGTGTTGCTATTGGGGTTCATCAATACTCAAGAAGAAATAAGCCATCATCTCCATTCATAA ggaaaaaagaagaagatgaggaaaGCTTATCAAGTACAGAAAGTATGAAGAATTCAATGAGATCTCTTGGCCTTTCTAAGCCTAACATATCCAGTGGATTTTACAGGCTACTCAAAGGTTTCAAGACATTCTTTG tgtatgaagaagaagaaatggaagAAGTTGAAATGGAAATAGGAGTTCCAACAGATGTGAAGCATGTGACACATATTGGATGGGATGGATCATCATCAACAACAAATATAAATCCAATTCAAGGATGGGAAAATCTTATTTCTCCTGAATTAATTTCTCCTTCTTTAAGGCAGTTTGACCTTAATCTCAAACCTAATCTTGTTAATtag
- the LOC136229360 gene encoding pentatricopeptide repeat-containing protein At5g04780, mitochondrial-like has protein sequence MGYRPYSILLLLLLALPLIAAQESGAENGKEESSTTLLSKDLGRRGMIVTRDLDGKAVNLGLHVDSGLGVFDAFIASFSMILVSEIGDETFIIAALMAMRHPKSIVLSGALSALFVMTVLSTGLGRIVPNLISRKHTNSAATVLYAFFGLRLLYIAWRSDSKASQKKEMEEVEEKLEAGQGKTFFRRFFSRFCTPIFLESFVLTFLAEWGDRSQIATIALATHKNAIGVAIGATIGHTICTSVAVVGGSMLASKISQGTVATIGGLLFLGFSLSSYFYPPLYLLKLTKYYSEFHSNVSILHSNAIKNGTFQNSDVANYLLNLYVKNHQSFHNAHNLFDEMLTRDVRSWTILISGFVRNGNFNMVFDSFRRMQKGGFCPNKFTLSTLLKFCSSLYDLRNGKGIHGWILINGIGLDVVLENSILDLYVKCGDLGYAERVFDSMETKETATWNILVSGYLHIGDFDRALKLFRCLNCKDVVSWNTIIDGLTRNGFEKRALELLFEMVETGHCFSAVTFTIALNLVSCLLLSKLGEEIHARVLRLGLHDNGFVRNSILGMYCKCGKVEEATAVFRKMPMEISCDDSLAEVVSWSSMVSGYVRNGKYEYALQLFCFMLREHVPVDKFTLTSIVSACADSGVFELGRQVHALIEKIGHEMDCHLSSSLIDMYAKCGSLMDAQMVFKQNVDPNVVIWTSMISGYALHGQGREAVRLFERMINERIKPNEITFIGVLTACNHAGMLEEGRKYFELMQNVYGIKPFVEHYACMVDLYGRAGQLNEAKQFILENGISHLSTMWKSFLSSCRLHKSIEMGKWASERLLQIEQSDAGSYVLLSNMYAKDHRWEEVAKVRSVMQQRDVNKLPGQSWIELKDRVHSFGMGDRSHPEYVDIYSNLEKLIGRLKEIGYSADLNPVMQDVEEEQSELLLGFHSEKLALVYAIMCGSAGTPIRIMKNLRVCSDCHNFMKYATRLLDREIIVRDIRRFHHFKHGSCSCGDYW, from the exons GAGTCTGGCGCTGAAAATGGAAAAGAAGAATCATCCACTACTTTGTTATCTAAAGATCTCGGCCGCCGTGGTATG ATAGTAACACGTGATCTTGACGGCAAGGCTGTTAATCTTGGACTTCATGTGGATTCTGGTCTTGGGGTTTTTGATGCTTTTATTGCGAGTTTTTCCATGATTCTTGTCAGTGAG ATTGGAGATGAGACCTTCATAATTGCTGCTCTCATGGCAATGCGCCATCCCAAGTCCATTGTCTTGTCTGGTGCTCTCAGTGCCTTGTTTGTTATGACG GTGCTTTCGACTGGACTAGGTAGGATCGTGCCAAATCTGATATCAAGAAAGCATACAAATAGTGCTGCTACAG TTCTTTATGCCTTTTTCGGGCTGCGATTACTTTACATTGCCTGGAGATCAGATTCCAAAGCATCACAAAAGAAAGAAATGGAAGAA GTAGAGGAAAAACTTGAAGCAGGGCAAGGGAAAACCTTTTTCCGCCGCTTCTTTTCAAGATTTTGTACACCAATATTTTTGGAG TCGTTTGTTCTAACCTTTCTTGCCGAGTGGGGGGATCGTAGCCAGATCGCAACAATTGCT CTGGCAACCCACAAGAACGCCATTGGCGTAGCAATCGGAGCTACAATCGGACACACGATCTGTACATCAGTGGCGGTGGTCGGAGGAAGCATGTTAGCATCTAAGATCTCACAAGGGACAGTTGCTACAATTGGAGGGTTACTTTTCCTTGGCTTTTCTTTGTCCTCTTATTTCTATCCTCCTCTCTA TTTGTTAAAACTAACAAA GTATTACTCTGAATTCCACTCAAACGTATCGATACTTCACTCTAATGCAATCAAGAACGGAACATTTCAAAATTCCGATGTTGCTAACTATCTATTAAACCTCTATGTGAAGAATCATCAGAGTTTCCACAATGCCCACAACCTGTTCGACGAAATGCTTACAAGAGATGTTCGTAGCTGGACTATCCTCATTTCAGGTTTTGTTAGAAATGGTAATTTTAACATGGTATTTGATTCATTTAGACGAATGCAAAAAGGGGGGTTTTGCCCTAATAAATTCACTTTATCTACTTTGTTGAAATTCTGCTCTAGTTTATATGATTTACGGAATGGTAAAGGGATTCATGGATGGATATTGATTAATGGAATTGGATTAGATGTTGTTCTAGAGAATTCAATTCTTGATCTGTATGTGAAATGTGGGGATTTAGGTTATGCAGAGAGAGTTTTTGATTCCATGGAAACTAAAGAAACTGCTACTTGGAATATATTAGTTAGTGGATATTTGCATATAGGGGATTTTGATCGAGCTCTTAAGTTGTTTAGATGTTTGAATTGTAAAGATGTTGTTAGTTGGAACACGATTATAGACGGATTAACGAGAAACGGGTTCGAAAAACGAGCCTTGGAGTTGCTGTTTGAGATGGTTGAAACTGGACATTGTTTCAGTGCAGTTACTTTCACTATAGCTTTGAATTTGGTTTCGTGTTTGTTACTGTCGAAATTAGGCGAAGAGATTCATGCTCGTGTTTTAAGACTCGGGCTTCATGATAACGGATTTGTGAGGAATTCGATTTTGGGTATGTATTGTAAATGCGGGAAAGTAGAAGAGGCGACAGCGGTTTTTCGAAAAATGCCTATGGAGATTTCTTGTGATGATTCATTGGCTGAAGTTGTGTCATGGAGCTCTATGGTTTCCGGATATGTTAGGAACGGGAAATATGAGTATGCTTTACAGTTGTTTTGTTTTATGCTTCGAGAACATGTTCCGGTTGACAAGTTTACGTTAACGAGCATTGTTTCGGCTTGTGCGGATAGTGGAGTGTTTGAACTAGGAAGGCAAGTTCATGCCCTCATTGAAAAAATTGGGCATGAAATGGATTGTCATTTAAGTTCCTCGTTAATCGATATGTATGCTAAATGTGGAAGCCTGATGGATGCACAGATGGTTTTTAAGCAAAATGTAGACCCGAATGTTGTGATATGGACATCGATGATATCCGGGTATGCTTTGCACGGGCAAGGGAGGGAGGCTGTTCGTCTGTTTGAGCGTATGATAAACGAGAGAATCAAACCGAATGAGATTACATTTATTGGTGTTTTAACTGCCTGTAATCACGCAGGGATGCTCGAAGAAGGCAGAAAATATTTCGAGTTGATGCAGAATGTTTATGGCATCAAACCATTTGTCGAACACTATGCTTGTATGGTCGATCTTTATGGTCGAGCGGGTCAATTAAACGAGGCGAAACAGTTCATCCTCGAAAACGGTATATCCCACTTGAGTACAATGTGGAAATCATTTCTATCTTCTTGCAGGCTTCACAAAAGCATCGAGATGGGAAAATGGGCGTCCGAAAGACTACTCCAGATCGAACAATCTGATGCGGGTTCCTACGTTCTGTTATCGAACATGTACGCTAAAGATCATAGATGGGAAGAAGTTGCTAAAGTGAGGAGTGTAATGCAGCAGAGAGACGTTAATAAACTCCCCGGACAATCTTGGATTGAATTGAAGGACCGTGTTCATAGTTTCGGAATGGGAGATAGGTCTCATCCGGAATACGTTGACATTTATTCGAACTTAGAGAAACTTATTGGCCGGTTGAAGGAAATCGGGTATTCAGCTGATTTGAACCCGGTGATGCAAGATGTAGAAGAAGAGCAAAGTGAACTTCTGCTTGGTTTTCATAGCGAGAAACTTGCACTTGTTTATGCAATTATGTGCGGCTCAGCCGGAACACCAATCCGAATAATGAAGAACCTCCGAGTTTGCAGCGATTGTCATAATTTTATGAAGTACGCAACTCGGCTTTTGGATAGAGAAATTATAGTGAGAGATATTCGCCGGTTTCATCATTTTAAGCATGGAAGTTGCTCGTGTGGAGATTATTGGTGA